A stretch of DNA from Diospyros lotus cultivar Yz01 chromosome 14, ASM1463336v1, whole genome shotgun sequence:
CTACTGCAACCAATAGAACTTCTAAACTTTTGTTTTCTACTTCAAAGGCAAAGAAACGTGCTCGTCTTTACCAACAGGTAATGCCAAAGTCACATAGTTCAAAGCTAAAGGATTACTTGATGAGAAATTGTAGTGTACTTATGTTTTCAAACTGCAGGAAGAGTGTGAACTGGTTAAAATAGATATTCGTTGCCGCGTTCAAGGGGATGTTGTTCTTGAGTGTGTCCACTTGGATGATGATTTAGTAAGGGAGGAAATGATGTTTAGAGTTATGTTCCACAGTGCATTTATTCGTTCAAATGTTCTAATATTTACTCGTGAAGAAGTTGATGTTTTGTGGGATGCAAAGGATCAGTTCCCCCGAGAGTTCAGAGCAGAGGTATGTTCCTCTTTTACTCAGGTCTAATTCCATTGTgtgaaaatgaattaaagagGTTGAATGCATGTTCCTATTTGTATCAGGTACTTTTTTTGGACGCTGATGCAATTCCATCAATCATCACATCAGAAGTGGATAGTGAAGATGGGAGTGAAACAGAAGGTGCTTCGCCTGATGAATTTTTTGAAGTCGAGGAGATCTTCAGCAATGTAGTAGACGGGCATGATGGAAAGGCAGACTTGGTTTCCCATATAGTTCAAGAAAGTGTGAGAGATGATGGAAACAATAAAGTAGATTGGAAGGAAGCTTTGGAACCTCATGCATTTCAAGACTGTGCATCTGATGATGGAAACCACAAACAAGATGGGAGGCTTGATTCTAATTTTAATGCAGTTGAATTAGATGATAGGGATGAGTTAAGATCTCCAGTAGCAGTTGCTGACAGTAATTCAGAGACCAAGGTAGTAACTTTAGATGTCAGTAGGGAGTTAGAAGAGACGGATATTAGAGAAGACAAGGATGACTTTGCTATGCAGAAGAACTTAGAAATACAGGCGTTGCAGCAGAAGTTGAATGCTCATATTAGTAGACAAGAATTTAGTAAGTGCATCCCACCTGTACCAAACAAACTGTCATCTTCTAATGCAAAACAGACTGCTACAAAGCAAAAGATTAAACAAGAAATACCACAGGGAACTCTCACAAAACAGGCCAAGCTAAATATGTTATCTCGGTGGGTGCCTCCTAACAAAGACCTACAACATAATTCAAACCATGTGTCATATCCACCATCAAGGTATAATAGTGCTCCGCCTGTATTGGCTTTCTTAAATGATTCTCATGACGATGGTGACCTTTCAAAAGCTTCCACGGCTACTACTGCCTTTGAAGCTGCATTTCCAGCTGCTGATACTCATGATTCTGGAACTGGTGAAGTGGATTGTATGGAAAGTGCATCCTGCCCACCATCTTTAGACCCACCACTTGAAGCAACCTTGACTCTCTCTTCGGCTTCACCACCATTAGATTCAAACGCACTTCCAGTTGTTCCTCCCACTGCCCCTCCCTCTCCCCTTCCATCTATCAATGAGTCTGCAAATTTCTTTTCGCATTCTGATGCTTCAAAGGTCTGGCAACAGGTTTCTCTACCTACTGTGCCAACCTCTCACCAGCCTCCccctccgcctccgcctccaCCTCCATCTTTCAACAAGTCTTCAGTTATCTTTGCCGAACCAGATCCTGCAATAATTCTGCAAGTAACAAAGGCAGCACCTCCACCTTCTTCTGCAACTCCTCCCTCTATCTCCAACTCTCTTACCTTTCCATTTTATACTTCAGCCAAGCCTTCTTCAAATGCCTCCAGTTTGCAGGTACAAGCAAAAAGACTGTCCCCGTCCCCTCCacctccaccaccaccaccaccaccaccaccaccacctcaACCATCTACGCGAAATGCAATTTTTGTGAGCTCTTCACCATTgcctccacctccacctccacctccacccACAAACTTAAGGGCAGCTACCATGGGAATTCCTTCCTCACCTCTTCCACCTCCACCTTCAACTCTACCAAGCCTGCAGAATGTCCAGAAAGTTTTGCCCCCTCCACCACCTCCACCACCTTGGAAGGTTGGGTCTCTTGCAACTTCTACTGCTACTATGACGGAATCAAGTCCTCCACCTCCTCCTCCACTGCCTTTTACCACTTTAAGTGGCACTCCAACCCCACGTCCTCCTTTGCTTCCCTCCTTTCGTGGAGCCCCAAATTATCCTCTTCCACCACCCATACCTTCTAGTCAAGGAGCTCCTCCACCAgctccacctccacctccacccCTGCCCCATCCATGTGGAGTTGCACCTCCTCCACCTCCACCCTGTCCATGTGGTGCTCGtgctccccctccccctcctcctcctcctcctcctcctcctcaaggTGCTTCATTGCCACCACCTCCACCTTCTTTCGATGGGGCATCACCTCCACCACCCCCTCCAATGCATGGAGCCCCTCCAACACAAACAACCCCACCTCCGCCCCTTCCTTTATCAATGCATAGAGCCCCACCTCCGCCACCGCCACCTCCACCTCCAAAGCATGGTGCACCACCTATACCACCTCCCCCTCCACCTCGAATGCATGGTGCACCACCTATACCACCTCCCCCTCCAATGTATGGAACCCCACCTCCACCTCCGCCTCCACCTCCGCCTCCAATGCATGGGACCTCACCTCCGCCACCTCCGCCACCTCCACCTCCGATGTGCAGAGCCTCACCTCTGCCACCTCTTCCAAGTTGTGGAGCCCCgccccctcctcctcctcctcctcttgtTTGTGGAAGCTCAACGCCTCCTCGTCCAAGTTGTGTAGCCCCGCCTCCTCCACCACCTCCAACAGCTAGAGGACCACCTCCACCTCCTCCCCCATTGCATGGAGCACCACCTCCGCCTCCTCCCCCATTGCATGGAGCACCACCTCCACCTCCTCCTATTGGAGCTCGTGCACCATGCCCTCCTCCTCCACCTGGGGCTCCACCAGGACCCCCGCCTCCACCTGGTGCACCTAGACCTCCAGGTAGTGGGCCTCCTCCCCCTCCACCATTTGGTTCCAAAGGACCAGGAGTAGGGGGTGCTCCTCCTCCACCTCCCGGAAGAGGGCGTGGCCTTACACGTCCTGTAACACCTGCTTCAGCTCCTCGAAGGTCTACCATGAAGCCATTGCATTGGAGCAAGGTAACTAGAGCATTGCAAGGAAGCTTATGGGAAGAATTGCAAAGACATGGAGAACCTCAAATGTATGGTAACTTCTCCTATGAATGCATGTTACCTTGATATTTCCTTAGTGAAATAATTAGGCTTGGGGAATTGCATTCAAGGTGATTTACTATGATTTATCGCATTGGTATCTCTCTTctgtttttttcccttttcttgtCCTTCCCCGACATGCTTAAATACAGACTTGGATACCAATGCATTAGTCATGGCCTCATGTGGTTCTCTAACTATTTAATTATGCTATTACATCTTAAAAACTCACTGATATAGTACCCTCTGATCATTCTAGTGCGCCGGAATTTGATGTGTCAGAGCTGGAGACTCTTTTCTCTGCCATAGTTCCGAAGTCAGATTCAGGAAGTAAATCTGGAGGGCGGCGGAAATCTGTTGAAACTAAACCTGCCAAAGTCCAGCTGGTAATACAGAAtgattttatagtttttttcgGAAAAGATTACTATTTTGGAGAACTTCATTATGTAAAAGTTGAAACTGTAGAAATTTGTGGAACCAATTTGTTATACCGCCATTATGGCTTCTCATGATccattctcatttttggggGATATTTCCTGCAATTATTTAATCTGATCCTTGCGGTTGAATTAGAGGGGTTTTATTCTTTGTACTtcattttataaacaattatatcTGTTTATCTCACACTCTGGAGAGTAAGGCAGATTCACTTCTACTGCTTTTATGAAATAAGAACAATTGGTATAAATCATAGAATAGCTGAATATGAGCCAGACAATAAGGACTCCTTTAGCTGAATATGAGCCAGACATGTTCACTTTACATCTTTACAAACTTGCATTTGCTTACATGTGGCTAATGTTACAAGTGGCAACTTTAGCCAGTCCATTGAAAGATATGCCACATGGTGTCAATTGCAGTGCTTTAACAACTGGAGTGAGTTGAACttctaaatatttaatttaaagctAGTTTTCACTTTTCTGATGGGAACGTCTTGCTTGATATGCAATGCTTAGGTTATGTGTTGACAATAATAGAGATCTTGGTTATAAGTTGCAGTTGTGTGCTGAGAGttgatttctcattttcattctgATTCCTATTTTCCGTTCAAGATCATCAGTATATAATTTGCCATGAAATATGGGATCCTGATAACACAAAGCTAGGAGATGCAAGTGATAATTGATATGTCTTGTGAAGCTTTTCATTTGGGTGATATTTAATTGATGTTAATTTGTCACATTAACATTAGCAAGAATGTTATCTCTTCAGTAGCATgctttatctttctttcttccttccttccttcctttcttttgttCATCAAGTGTCATAGTCAGAGCCTTGAAAGTTGAAATATAAACTGGCTAGGATTTATGTGGCTCCTAACTAAGGAAACACACCTATATTCATGATCACGACCTGATTGAACAGTGGTCATAAAAGTAACTCTAATGAGGATAGCATCAAGATGGTTACAACATTTTTACTGTTTTTGcattttttcttgcttctcatGTTCCCTATGAATACACTTATTTAGTAGTTGGCATTGACATTTTTCCACGAACAAGTTGAATTTAGAGGGCAAGCCTATACCAATACTAAGGTTGTTCCTTTGTGACCTAAAGCTCATCGGTTCGAGCTATAGAAACagtttctttttgaaaaaaaagggCTAGGGATAGGCTGTGTACAAATATGATCCTCCTCAACCCTCACAAAGTGAGGAACCTTGTGTGCAGTAATACCCTTTTTAATGAGTTGCACTTAGTGATAGTGGAGAATTAGTCACAATTTGATCCATAAATCATTGCTAGCTTTGTAATTTGATTTTACAATTTGATGCTCATATTGCTCATTGCTTCTTTAGTTTGTTATTGATGAATGTTCTTCTTACTGCATTATAGATTGATCAGAGGAGGGCGTATAACACTGAAATTATGCTCACAAAAGTCAAGATGCCACTTCCTGACATGACGGTAAGCTTAACCCAAGTGAACCTTATGATCTATTGATTAGAATTTATTTGGCACTAACAAAGTTGGTTAGTGTGGCATTCTTTTGAAACCTTATATATTAGGTTTTTATGGGAACCCAAATTGAGAATGATTGTTATTAATGaaaacaatttaatattttagccCTATACGGCAAGCAACAATACTAAGCCTTGGCACTTGAGCATAATCTAGAACTAGTTTATCAATTTTAGGCTAGTATATCCATGTTAATTCCACAATATAAAAATGTACATTAGGACCTATGCTCATAGACTATTGGGCAATAAAgaccaacatgtgcaaaatatgagcataactgagatgagaatgctaagatggatgtgaggccatacaagaaaagataaaactagaaatgagattatttgtaataaggttagAGTGGCTctttattgaagataagatttgTGAGagatgattaagatggtttggtcatatgaGAATAAGATCATAGAGGATTTGAcgaggagagtggatggaatggaacaagtatttagcaaaagaggtagaggatgACCAAGAAAAATTTGGTTGGAGACACTTAGccaaattatcaattattttgtGCATTGACTTATGTGTAGCATTGCGGATTggatatttttagaaattagaaCATGACAAGGTATCTAGAGAgaatattatttgtaattagacCTCTGAAATTACCACTGTTATGTAGTGATGTTTGTACAACAACTGAGGCGGATTGGTGAGGCTAGAGCCCTGTCCTAGCGTAAGCTGAGGTAGATCACCGTTGTCCCAAGCTCACATTAGGCTTGATGTAATAGCCATATGACCAGTCTAGCTTAACTGGAAACTGTGTTATACTAATATTATGCAAAATCATTAGGCTGATCTTGGTTTGTTCTTGGTCACTCAATTAGTTACAATTTATAACCCGTGTGTGTAAATGAAATTTTGATTCCATGCATAAGATACAATGGTAGAGGAAAGTGTCAAAAAACCAGGAAAAACTTCCAATCAATTATCAACTTAGCCgaacacaacatatatacagAGAGGTTGCCAAGTTTAGGATATCTCCTAAGTTGGATACCTTCCTAAGTTAGCCTAAATGAGTTAGGCAACTCTCTAACTTAGCAATCTTCCTTAAACAAATTAGGAAGCTGCTtacaagaaatagaagaaaataaaagaaacaaattaggAAGCTGCTtacaagaaatagaagaaaataaaagattttaatCTACAATTTACAAGCAATCaaccaagaaaaggaaataatatcAGGACAAATCAACTCATTtgctaacactccccctcaagatggagaGTGTATGTCATACATTCCCATCTTGCTGAGGATCTTGTGAAAAACACCACCCGATAAGCTTTTGGTAAAGACATCAGCAAGCTGTCCACCAGTAGGAATGAAATGAGTACAAATTAAGCCATTGTCAAGCTTCTCTTTAATGAAGTGTCGATCCACCTCAACATGTTTAGTCCTATCATGTTGAACCGGGTTGTGAGCAATGTTAATGGCcgatttgttgtcacaatataatCTCATAGGAGCTGTCCGTCGAATCCGTAAGTCATCTAAAATAGTCTTGAGCCATAATAACTCACAAATTCCCAATGCCATAGATCGAAACTCAGCTTCAGCACTAGACcttgccaccacattttgtttcttactacGCCAAGTAACAAGATTGCCACCTAGAAATGTGCAATAACCGGAGGTGGACCGCCTATCAACAAGGGAACCAGCATAGTCGGCATCCGTGTAGGCTTCCAAAGACATAGGGCCACCCGTCTTAAATAAAATACCTTTACCAGGAGCACTCTTAAGGTAATGAAGAATACGATGCACAGCTTTAAGATGACCCTCCTTTGGactatgcataaattgacttgcTACTCCCACAGCATATGCAATATTCGGCCGAGTATGAGAGAGATAGATTAGCCTTCCTACTAACCGTTGGTAAGACTCTTTATCAACAGCACCTCCCTCCATGTCTTCACCAATTCGATGATTTTGCTCAATTGGAGTATCAAGAACCCTGCAGCCTAGCATACCGGTTTCTTGCAAGAGATCTAACACatatttatgttgagaaatgaaaatacCTTTCTTAGACCTAGCCACttcaatgcccaaaaaatactttAGGTTCCCAAGCTCCTTTATTTCAAATTCCTGAGTCAAACACTCCTTCAATGCTACAATTCCATCTTGATCATCAACTGTcacaattatatcatccacatacactagCAAAGCAGTTAGTTTACCAGTTGGAGAGTGGTGAATAAACAATGTGTGATCCCCTTGACTTTGCTTATAGCTCAAACCAAACATTACTTTGGcaaatctcccaaaccaagctCTTGATGACTGTTTCAGTCCATAGAGAGCTTTGTTCAAGCGGCATGCTAAGTTTTTTCCTTGATTAGGAAACCCAAATCCAGGAGGAACCTACatataaatctcttcctctAAGTCACCAtgtaaaaacacatttttaacaTCATATTGATACAAAGGCCAGTTTAAAGTGGCTGCCAATGATAATAGAACCCGAACAGTGTTCATTTTGGCCATCGGAGCAAATGTTTCAAGATAATCCACACCATATGTTTGGGTATAACCTTTGGCCACCAACCTAGCTTTGTACCTTTCTAAAGAGCCATCTGATTTGTATTTGACAGTGAAAACCCATCTACATCCCACTGGTTTCTTGCCTTTAGGAAGTTCTACCAGATTCCAAGTATGGTTCTTTTCAAGAGCATTCATCTCAACTCTCATGGCTTCCTTCCAATTCTCACTGCTTAAAGCTTCAGATAGGTTTTTTGGAATTGGTATGGAAGAGACATTGGTTAAGAAGGCCTTGTAAGCTGGGGACATATTAGAATAACTGAGAAACAAGTGTAATGGATGCTGGGTGCAGGCTCGGGTTCCCTTCCTTAGGGCAATTGGGACATCTAGATCATCTAAATTGAGTGTAGATGGTTGATGGTCAATTGGAAGAGATGCTGGTGAAGTAGGTTTAGCTTCAGGAGAAGATGGAATAGAATTCTGGTGGGAGTCAGATACTGGACTGCATTGATCAGGACTTAAGTTAGATAATTCAGCATGCTTAGATGGAAGTTCTGGGGCTCTCTTTCTTGTATACACTTTCAGAGGTTTAGAATGTGACTGAATAGTTTCTCTTACATCGGTATTAGCACAATCCTGAGGATTAGGACAAGCTGAAAGAGTGGAGGAACATCTAGGACAAGCTGAAGAGGAACATGGAAGGTAGGAAGATATAACTCCTTTGCATTTCCACCTAAGAAATCAGTCTCCCCATGAGTGTAGAAATTCTAGAAATATGACTGATCTTCCACAAATTTAACATCAGCTGAGACAAAGAATTTTTTGGATGGAGGATGGAAACATTTATaacccttttgagtaggagaatagccaaCAAAGACACATTTGAGGGCCCTAGAATCCAATTTTCCCCTATGAGGAGAATGGTTATGAATAAAAACTAAGCTGCCAAACACTTTAGGACACAAATCTGTGGGAACAAAGTTTGGAAATCCTTGAGTAAGAGGCTGAATTGGACTTTTGAGACCAAGGTTTCTTGAAGGAAGCCTATTGATAAGATAAACTGCAGTTAGAACAGCCTCTCCCCAATAGTGTTTAGGCACATTATTATGAAACAACAATGCTCTTGTAACTGTTAATAAGtgaccattcttcctctcaGCTAGCCCATTTTGCTGGGGAGTATAAACACATGATGATTCATGGATCACACCTCTCTcttgaaagaaatgagagagagtttgattgaaaaaatccttGGCATTGTCGGTTCTCACTCTTTTAATTTCAAcaccaaattggtttttaatcatggtgtagaaattttgaaaaatggaacAAACATCTAATTTGTTTTTAAGAAGGTATAACCACATTACACgggtacaatcatcaataaataacaCAAACCACCTTGCACCCGAAATGTTAGGGATAGGAGAAGGACCCCATatgtcactatgaattaaattgaaaggAAGAACACTTCGAGTATTATTAAGAGGAAATGAAGCTCTTTTATGCTTAGCAAATTGACAAATATCACATTGAAATTCCCTACTATCTAATCCCTTGAACAAAGAGGGATACATAGATTGAAGAACCACAAATGATGGATGCCCTAAGCGAAAATGATGAAGCCATAGGGTATC
This window harbors:
- the LOC127791159 gene encoding formin-like protein 20 isoform X3, with the translated sequence MALFRRFFYRKPPDRLLEISERVYVFDCCFSTDILGEDEYRVYMGGIVAQLQDHYPDASFMVFNFREGEKRSQISDILTQYDMTVMDYPRQYEGCPLLPLEMIHHFLRSSESWLSLEGQQNVLLMHCERGGWPMLAFMLAGLLLYRKQYSGELKTLEMVYKQAPRELLHLLSPLNPQPSQLRYLQYISRWNLGSDWPPSDTPLVLDCVILRVLPFLDGEKGCRPVVRIYGQGPSSTATNRTSKLLFSTSKAKKRARLYQQEECELVKIDIRCRVQGDVVLECVHLDDDLVREEMMFRVMFHSAFIRSNVLIFTREEVDVLWDAKDQFPREFRAEVLFLDADAIPSIITSEVDSEDGSETEGASPDEFFEVEEIFSNVVDGHDGKADLVSHIVQESVRDDGNNKVDWKEALEPHAFQDCASDDGNHKQDGRLDSNFNAVELDDRDELRSPVAVADSNSETKVVTLDVSRELEETDIREDKDDFAMQKNLEIQALQQKLNAHISRQEFSKCIPPVPNKLSSSNAKQTATKQKIKQEIPQGTLTKQAKLNMLSRWVPPNKDLQHNSNHVSYPPSRYNSAPPVLAFLNDSHDDGDLSKASTATTAFEAAFPAADTHDSGTGEVDCMESASCPPSLDPPLEATLTLSSASPPLDSNALPVVPPTAPPSPLPSINESANFFSHSDASKVWQQVSLPTVPTSHQPPPPPPPPPPSFNKSSVIFAEPDPAIILQVTKAAPPPSSATPPSISNSLTFPFYTSAKPSSNASSLQVQAKRLSPSPPPPPPPPPPPPPPQPSTRNAIFVSSSPLPPPPPPPPPTNLRAATMGIPSSPLPPPPSTLPSLQNVQKVLPPPPPPPPWKVGSLATSTATMTESSPPPPPPLPFTTLSGTPTPRPPLLPSFRGAPNYPLPPPIPSSQGAPPPAPPPPPPLPHPCGVAPPPPPPCPCGARAPPPPPPPPPPPPQGASLPPPPPSFDGASPPPPPPMHGAPPTQTTPPPPLPLSMHRAPPPPPPPPPPKHGAPPIPPPPPPRMHGAPPIPPPPPMYGTPPPPPPPPPPPMHGTSPPPPPPPPPPMCRASPLPPLPSCGAPPPPPPPPLVCGSSTPPRPSCVAPPPPPPPTARGPPPPPPPLHGAPPPPPPPLHGAPPPPPPIGARAPCPPPPPGAPPGPPPPPGAPRPPGSGPPPPPPFGSKGPGVGGAPPPPPGRGRGLTRPVTPASAPRRSTMKPLHWSKVTRALQGSLWEELQRHGEPQIAPEFDVSELETLFSAIVPKSDSGSKSGGRRKSVETKPAKVQLIDQRRAYNTEIMLTKVKMPLPDMTVENRRKMTHMQLIQVMGDSLGVERQRWVTPPGNG
- the LOC127791159 gene encoding formin-like protein 20 isoform X1; amino-acid sequence: MALFRRFFYRKPPDRLLEISERVYVFDCCFSTDILGEDEYRVYMGGIVAQLQDHYPDASFMVFNFREGEKRSQISDILTQYDMTVMDYPRQYEGCPLLPLEMIHHFLRSSESWLSLEGQQNVLLMHCERGGWPMLAFMLAGLLLYRKQYSGELKTLEMVYKQAPRELLHLLSPLNPQPSQLRYLQYISRWNLGSDWPPSDTPLVLDCVILRVLPFLDGEKGCRPVVRIYGQGPSSTATNRTSKLLFSTSKAKKRARLYQQEECELVKIDIRCRVQGDVVLECVHLDDDLVREEMMFRVMFHSAFIRSNVLIFTREEVDVLWDAKDQFPREFRAEVLFLDADAIPSIITSEVDSEDGSETEGASPDEFFEVEEIFSNVVDGHDGKADLVSHIVQESVRDDGNNKVDWKEALEPHAFQDCASDDGNHKQDGRLDSNFNAVELDDRDELRSPVAVADSNSETKVVTLDVSRELEETDIREDKDDFAMQKNLEIQALQQKLNAHISRQEFSKCIPPVPNKLSSSNAKQTATKQKIKQEIPQGTLTKQAKLNMLSRWVPPNKDLQHNSNHVSYPPSRYNSAPPVLAFLNDSHDDGDLSKASTATTAFEAAFPAADTHDSGTGEVDCMESASCPPSLDPPLEATLTLSSASPPLDSNALPVVPPTAPPSPLPSINESANFFSHSDASKVWQQVSLPTVPTSHQPPPPPPPPPPSFNKSSVIFAEPDPAIILQVTKAAPPPSSATPPSISNSLTFPFYTSAKPSSNASSLQVQAKRLSPSPPPPPPPPPPPPPPQPSTRNAIFVSSSPLPPPPPPPPPTNLRAATMGIPSSPLPPPPSTLPSLQNVQKVLPPPPPPPPWKVGSLATSTATMTESSPPPPPPLPFTTLSGTPTPRPPLLPSFRGAPNYPLPPPIPSSQGAPPPAPPPPPPLPHPCGVAPPPPPPCPCGARAPPPPPPPPPPPPQGASLPPPPPSFDGASPPPPPPMHGAPPTQTTPPPPLPLSMHRAPPPPPPPPPPKHGAPPIPPPPPPRMHGAPPIPPPPPMYGTPPPPPPPPPPPMHGTSPPPPPPPPPPMCRASPLPPLPSCGAPPPPPPPPLVCGSSTPPRPSCVAPPPPPPPTARGPPPPPPPLHGAPPPPPPPLHGAPPPPPPIGARAPCPPPPPGAPPGPPPPPGAPRPPGSGPPPPPPFGSKGPGVGGAPPPPPGRGRGLTRPVTPASAPRRSTMKPLHWSKVTRALQGSLWEELQRHGEPQIAPEFDVSELETLFSAIVPKSDSGSKSGGRRKSVETKPAKVQLIDQRRAYNTEIMLTKVKMPLPDMTAAALAMDDSILDADQVENLIKFCPTKEEMEVLKNYTGDKENLGKCEQFFMELMKVPRVESKLRVFLFKIQFNSQISDFKKSLNTVNDACQEVRNSLKLKEIMKKILYLGNTLNQGTARGSAVGFKLDSLLKLTDTRASNSKMTLMHYLCKVLASKSPALLDFHEDFISLEAATKIQLKFLAEEMQAIIKGLEKVKQELSASENDGPVSEVFRKTLKEFISIAETEVASVTSLYSVVGRNADALALYFGEDPARCPFEQVTATLLNFVRLFRKAHEENCKQAELEKKKAEKEVEMEKAKGINLTNKSGK
- the LOC127791159 gene encoding formin-like protein 20 isoform X2 — encoded protein: MALFRRFFYRKPPDRLLEISERVYVFDCCFSTDILGEDEYRVYMGGIVAQLQDHYPDASFMVFNFREGEKRSQISDILTQYDMTVMDYPRQYEGCPLLPLEMIHHFLRSSESWLSLEGQQNVLLMHCERGGWPMLAFMLAGLLLYRKQYSGELKTLEMVYKQAPRELLHLLSPLNPQPSQLRYLQYISRWNLGSDWPPSDTPLVLDCVILRVLPFLDGEKGCRPVVRIYGQGPSSTATNRTSKLLFSTSKAKKRARLYQQEECELVKIDIRCRVQGDVVLECVHLDDDLVREEMMFRVMFHSAFIRSNVLIFTREEVDVLWDAKDQFPREFRAEVLFLDADAIPSIITSEVDSEDGSETEGASPDEFFEVEEIFSNVVDGHDGKADLVSHIVQESVRDDGNNKVDWKEALEPHAFQDCASDDGNHKQDGRLDSNFNAVELDDRDELRSPVAVADSNSETKVVTLDVSRELEETDIREDKDDFAMQKNLEIQALQQKLNAHISRQEFSKCIPPVPNKLSSSNAKQTATKQKIKQEIPQGTLTKQAKLNMLSRWVPPNKDLQHNSNHVSYPPSRYNSAPPVLAFLNDSHDDGDLSKASTATTAFEAAFPAADTHDSGTGEVDCMESASCPPSLDPPLEATLTLSSASPPLDSNALPVVPPTAPPSPLPSINESANFFSHSDASKVWQQVSLPTVPTSHQPPPPPPPPPPSFNKSSVIFAEPDPAIILQVTKAAPPPSSATPPSISNSLTFPFYTSAKPSSNASSLQVQAKRLSPSPPPPPPPPPPPPPPQPSTRNAIFVSSSPLPPPPPPPPPTNLRAATMGIPSSPLPPPPSTLPSLQNVQKVLPPPPPPPPWKVGSLATSTATMTESSPPPPPPLPFTTLSGTPTPRPPLLPSFRGAPNYPLPPPIPSSQGAPPPAPPPPPPLPHPCGVAPPPPPPCPCGARAPPPPPPPPPPPPQGASLPPPPPSFDGASPPPPPPMHGAPPTQTTPPPPLPLSMHRAPPPPPPPPPPKHGAPPIPPPPPPRMHGAPPIPPPPPMYGTPPPPPPPPPPPMHGTSPPPPPPPPPPMCRASPLPPLPSCGAPPPPPPPPLVCGSSTPPRPSCVAPPPPPPPTARGPPPPPPPLHGAPPPPPPPLHGAPPPPPPIGARAPCPPPPPGAPPGPPPPPGAPRPPGSGPPPPPPFGSKGPGVGGAPPPPPGRGRGLTRPVTPASAPRRSTMKPLHWSKVTRALQGSLWEELQRHGEPQIAPEFDVSELETLFSAIVPKSDSGSKSGGRRKSVETKPAKVQLIDQRRAYNTEIMLTKVKMPLPDMTNYTGDKENLGKCEQFFMELMKVPRVESKLRVFLFKIQFNSQISDFKKSLNTVNDACQEVRNSLKLKEIMKKILYLGNTLNQGTARGSAVGFKLDSLLKLTDTRASNSKMTLMHYLCKVLASKSPALLDFHEDFISLEAATKIQLKFLAEEMQAIIKGLEKVKQELSASENDGPVSEVFRKTLKEFISIAETEVASVTSLYSVVGRNADALALYFGEDPARCPFEQVTATLLNFVRLFRKAHEENCKQAELEKKKAEKEVEMEKAKGINLTNKSGK
- the LOC127791159 gene encoding formin-like protein 20 isoform X4, yielding MALFRRFFYRKPPDRLLEISERVYVFDCCFSTDILGEDEYRVYMGGIVAQLQDHYPDASFMVFNFREGEKRSQISDILTQYDMTVMDYPRQYEGCPLLPLEMIHHFLRSSESWLSLEGQQNVLLMHCERGGWPMLAFMLAGLLLYRKQYSGELKTLEMVYKQAPRELLHLLSPLNPQPSQLRYLQYISRWNLGSDWPPSDTPLVLDCVILRVLPFLDGEKGCRPVVRIYGQGPSSTATNRTSKLLFSTSKAKKRARLYQQEECELVKIDIRCRVQGDVVLECVHLDDDLVREEMMFRVMFHSAFIRSNVLIFTREEVDVLWDAKDQFPREFRAEVLFLDADAIPSIITSEVDSEDGSETEGASPDEFFEVEEIFSNVVDGHDGKADLVSHIVQESVRDDGNNKVDWKEALEPHAFQDCASDDGNHKQDGRLDSNFNAVELDDRDELRSPVAVADSNSETKVVTLDVSRELEETDIREDKDDFAMQKNLEIQALQQKLNAHISRQEFSKCIPPVPNKLSSSNAKQTATKQKIKQEIPQGTLTKQAKLNMLSRWVPPNKDLQHNSNHVSYPPSRYNSAPPVLAFLNDSHDDGDLSKASTATTAFEAAFPAADTHDSGTGEVDCMESASCPPSLDPPLEATLTLSSASPPLDSNALPVVPPTAPPSPLPSINESANFFSHSDASKVWQQVSLPTVPTSHQPPPPPPPPPPSFNKSSVIFAEPDPAIILQVTKAAPPPSSATPPSISNSLTFPFYTSAKPSSNASSLQVQAKRLSPSPPPPPPPPPPPPPPQPSTRNAIFVSSSPLPPPPPPPPPTNLRAATMGIPSSPLPPPPSTLPSLQNVQKVLPPPPPPPPWKVGSLATSTATMTESSPPPPPPLPFTTLSGTPTPRPPLLPSFRGAPNYPLPPPIPSSQGAPPPAPPPPPPLPHPCGVAPPPPPPCPCGARAPPPPPPPPPPPPQGASLPPPPPSFDGASPPPPPPMHGAPPTQTTPPPPLPLSMHRAPPPPPPPPPPKHGAPPIPPPPPPRMHGAPPIPPPPPMYGTPPPPPPPPPPPMHGTSPPPPPPPPPPMCRASPLPPLPSCGAPPPPPPPPLVCGSSTPPRPSCVAPPPPPPPTARGPPPPPPPLHGAPPPPPPPLHGAPPPPPPIGARAPCPPPPPGAPPGPPPPPGAPRPPGSGPPPPPPFGSKGPGVGGAPPPPPGRGRGLTRPVTPASAPRRSTMKPLHWSKVTRALQGSLWEELQRHGEPQIAPEFDVSELETLFSAIVPKSDSGSKSGGRRKSVETKPAKVQLIDQRRAYNTEIMLTKVKMPLPDMTTPRYLYLDIINEFFHY